A single genomic interval of Notolabrus celidotus isolate fNotCel1 chromosome 13, fNotCel1.pri, whole genome shotgun sequence harbors:
- the si:ch211-57i17.1 gene encoding fasciculation and elongation protein zeta-2 isoform X2: MAAPLAHFDEDWQDFNEFKPTSATAEQLDQLNSNVGDPSSSGLDDFSDLDNSFSGEICSFKSMEDLVHDFDEKLTVCFRNYNTTTENIAPIKPITEDNYLKDDEVWNALTDNYGNVMAVDWKTSHTRSLHLPTLNLVDHEKLDNQSLDLSDDEELREQMDMHSIIVSCINDEPLYTAEQVIEEIEEMMQESPDPDDDDSPSQSDLSMLSQDLHVLKRSGSNTSYEDRLRQLSVSELTDTLEEVETAIRRYSEELIQALALRDELDYEKEVKNSFISLLIDVQNRQKEHRELLRKKKKIRGTTTTGPNGQRTASTHIPGTYLTTVIPYEKKACPPPVEDLQILTKILHAMRDDSEKVPALLTDYILKALV, encoded by the exons ATGGCGGCGCCGTTAGCCCACTTCGACGAGGACTGGCAGGATTTTAACGAGTTCAAGCCGACCTCCGCGACGGCAGAGCAGCTGGACCAGCTCAACTCCAACGTGGGCGATCCGTCGTCGTCGGGCCTCGATGATTTCTCCGACCTGGACAACAGTTTCTCCGGGGAGATCTGCAGCTTCAAATCGATGGAGGACCTCGTTCACGACTTCGACGAGAAGCTGACAGTGTGTTTCCGAAACTATAACACCACGACTGAGAACATAGCCCCCATTAAACCCATCACGGAGGATAACTACCTGAAAGACGATGA GGTGTGGAACGCTCTGACAGACAATTATGGCAACGTGATGGCAGTCGACTGGAAGACCTCGCACACGCGCTCCCTACACCTGCCCACTCTTAACCTTGTTGATCATGAG AAGTTGGATAACCAGTCTCTGGATCTGTCTGATGACGAAGAGCTGAGGGAGCAGATGGACATGCACTCCATCATTGTGTCCTGCATCAACGATGAGCCGCTCTATACAGCTGAGCAG GTGATAGAGGAGATCGAGGAGATGATGCAGGAGTCTCCGGACCCCGATGATGACGACAGTCCCTCACAGTCCGACTTGTCCATGCTCTCTCAGGACCTCCACGTCCTGAAACGTTCAGGTTCCAACACCAGCTACGAGGACC GGCTGCGTCAGCTGTCGGTGTCCGAGCTGACGGACACTCTGGAGGAAGTGGAGACTGCCATTCGACGCTACAGCGAGGAGCTGATCCAGGCTCTGGCCCTGCGGGACGAACTGGACTATGAAAAAGAG GTGAAGAACAGCttcatctctctgctgatcGACGTGCAGAACCGACAGAAGGAGCACCGCGAGCTGCtgcggaagaagaagaaaatccgAGGCACAACCACAACCGGACCCAACGGCCAGAGGACAGCCAGCACGCACATACCGGGCACG TACCTGACCACAGTTATCCCATATGAGAAGAAAGCATGTCCTCCCCCAGTTGAAGATCTCCAGATCCTCACTAAGA
- the si:ch211-57i17.1 gene encoding fasciculation and elongation protein zeta-2 isoform X1: MAAPLAHFDEDWQDFNEFKPTSATAEQLDQLNSNVGDPSSSGLDDFSDLDNSFSGEICSFKSMEDLVHDFDEKLTVCFRNYNTTTENIAPIKPITEDNYLKDDEVWNALTDNYGNVMAVDWKTSHTRSLHLPTLNLVDHEKLDNQSLDLSDDEELREQMDMHSIIVSCINDEPLYTAEQVIEEIEEMMQESPDPDDDDSPSQSDLSMLSQDLHVLKRSGSNTSYEDRLRQLSVSELTDTLEEVETAIRRYSEELIQALALRDELDYEKEVKNSFISLLIDVQNRQKEHRELLRKKKKIRGTTTTGPNGQRTASTHIPGTYLTTVIPYEKKACPPPVEDLQILTKILHAMRDDSEKVPALLTDYILKVLCPT, encoded by the exons ATGGCGGCGCCGTTAGCCCACTTCGACGAGGACTGGCAGGATTTTAACGAGTTCAAGCCGACCTCCGCGACGGCAGAGCAGCTGGACCAGCTCAACTCCAACGTGGGCGATCCGTCGTCGTCGGGCCTCGATGATTTCTCCGACCTGGACAACAGTTTCTCCGGGGAGATCTGCAGCTTCAAATCGATGGAGGACCTCGTTCACGACTTCGACGAGAAGCTGACAGTGTGTTTCCGAAACTATAACACCACGACTGAGAACATAGCCCCCATTAAACCCATCACGGAGGATAACTACCTGAAAGACGATGA GGTGTGGAACGCTCTGACAGACAATTATGGCAACGTGATGGCAGTCGACTGGAAGACCTCGCACACGCGCTCCCTACACCTGCCCACTCTTAACCTTGTTGATCATGAG AAGTTGGATAACCAGTCTCTGGATCTGTCTGATGACGAAGAGCTGAGGGAGCAGATGGACATGCACTCCATCATTGTGTCCTGCATCAACGATGAGCCGCTCTATACAGCTGAGCAG GTGATAGAGGAGATCGAGGAGATGATGCAGGAGTCTCCGGACCCCGATGATGACGACAGTCCCTCACAGTCCGACTTGTCCATGCTCTCTCAGGACCTCCACGTCCTGAAACGTTCAGGTTCCAACACCAGCTACGAGGACC GGCTGCGTCAGCTGTCGGTGTCCGAGCTGACGGACACTCTGGAGGAAGTGGAGACTGCCATTCGACGCTACAGCGAGGAGCTGATCCAGGCTCTGGCCCTGCGGGACGAACTGGACTATGAAAAAGAG GTGAAGAACAGCttcatctctctgctgatcGACGTGCAGAACCGACAGAAGGAGCACCGCGAGCTGCtgcggaagaagaagaaaatccgAGGCACAACCACAACCGGACCCAACGGCCAGAGGACAGCCAGCACGCACATACCGGGCACG TACCTGACCACAGTTATCCCATATGAGAAGAAAGCATGTCCTCCCCCAGTTGAAGATCTCCAGATCCTCACTAAGA
- the wdr26b gene encoding WD repeat-containing protein 26 — MQANGAGQGQESAELSSVNSAQNGESSSAGGTHSNGLLSNTDNGNSVGTSNGSATGPGSGTASTASGSEVGSLKKKKRLSQAEEDVIRLIGQHLHGLGLNQTVDLLMQESGCRLEHSSATKFRNHVMEGEWDKAENDLNELRALMHSPNAIVRMKFLLLQQKYLEYLEDGKVLEALQVLRGELTPLKYNTDRIHVLSGYLMCSHAEDLRAKAEWEGKGTASRCRLLDKLQTYLPPSVMLPPRRMQTLLRQAVELQRDRCLYHNTKLDSSLDSVSLLLDHVCSRKQFPCYTQQILTEHCNEVWFCKFSNDGTKLATGSKDTTVIIWQVDPESHQLKLLRTLEGHAYGVSYLAWSPDDTYLIACGPDDCSELWLWNVQTGELRTKMSQSHEDSLTSVAWNPDGKRFVTGGQRGQFYQCDLDGNLLDSWEGVRVQCLWCLSDGRAVLASDTHQRIRGYNFEDLTDRNIVQEDHPIMSFTVSKNGRLALLNVATQGVHLWDLQDRVLVRKYQGVTQGFYTIHSCFGGHNEDFIASGSEDHKVYIWHRRGELPIAELTGHTRTVNCVSWNPTIPGLMASASDDGTVRVWGPAPFLESQEADGLNENCSNMDS, encoded by the exons ATGCAGGCAAACGGAGCCGGACAGGGACAAGAATCTGCGGAGCTCTCCAGTGTGAACAGCGCTCAAAACGGGGAATCATCCTCGGCCGGTGGTACCCACTCCAATGGGCTCCTCTCCAACACAGACAACGGGAATAGTGTCGGTACCAGTAACGGGTCTGCAACAGGGCCCGGCTCGGGGACTGCCTCCACAGCTTCGGGCTCGGAGGTCGGCTCgttgaaaaagaagaaacgaCTATCGCAGGCGGAGGAAGATGTCATACGATTAATAGGGCAACATCTCCACGGACTAGGGCTGAA TCAGACAGTGGACCTGCTGATGCAGGAATCAGGCTGCAGACTAGAACACTCCTCGGCTACCAAGTTCCGCAACCATGTCATGGAGGGCGAATGGGACAAG GCTGAAAATGATCTCAATGAGCTGAGAGCACTGATGCATTCTCCCAATGCTATTGTG cgTATGAagttcctgctgctgcagcagaagtACCTGGAGTACCTGGAGGACGGCAAAGTCCTGGAGGCTCTGCAGGTGCTGCGAGGAGAGCTGACGCCACTCAAGTACAACACAGACCGCATCCACGTACTCAGCGG GTACTTAATGTGTAGCCATGCTGAGGACCTGAGAGCGAAGGCAGAGTGGGAAGGCAAGGGCACCGCCTCACGCTGCCGACTGCTCGACAAATTACAGA CGTATCTGCCCCCTTCTGTCATGCTGCCCCCTCGGCGGATGCAGACACTACTGCGGCAAGCGGTGGAGCTGCAGAGGGACCGCTGCCTCTATCACAACACCAAGCTGGACAGTAGCCTGGACTcggtctctctcctcctcgaTCATGTCTGCAGCAG GAAACAGTTCCCCTGCTACACCCAACAGATTCTCACAGAGCACTGTAACGAGGTGTGGTTCTGCAAATTCTCGAACGACGGCACCAAACTAGCCACCGGCTCCAAAGACACTACTGTCATCATTTGGCAAGTGGATCCG GAGAGCCACCAGTTAAAGCTGCTGAGAACCCTGGAGGGTCACGCGTATGGTGTCTCTTACTTAGCCTGGAGTCCTGATGACACCTACCTGATCGCCTGTGGACCTGACGACTGCTCTGAGCTCTGGCTCTGGAATGTTCAG ACGGGGGAGCTGCGGACCAAAATGTCCCAGTCCCATGAAGACAGTCTGACCAGTGTGGCCTGGAACCCCGATGGCAAACGTTTCGTCAccggaggacagagaggacagttTTATCAATGc gaccTGGATGGTAACTTATTGGACTCCTGGGAGGGTGTGCGGGTGCAGTGCCTGTGGTGCCTGAGCGACGGCAGAGCAGTGCTGGCCTCTGACACACACCAACGCATCCGGGGGTACAACTTTGAGGACCTTACGGACAGAAACAT AGTTCAGGAGGATCACCCTATCATGTCTTTTACTGTTTCAAAGAACGGAAGATTAGCTTTGTTAAATGTAGCAACTCAG GGAGTGCACCTGTGGGACCTTCAGGACCGGGTGCTGGTTAGGAAGTACCAAGGCGTGACCCAAGGCTTCTACACCATCCACTCCTGCTTTGGAGGACACAATGAAGATTTCATTGCCAGCGGCAGCGAAG ACCACAAAGTGTACATCTGGCACCGGCGCGGTGAACTTCCTATTGCTGAGCTAACAGGCCACACACGCACCGTTAACTGTGTGAGCTGGAACCCAACCATCCCAGGACTCATGGCTTCCGCCTCAGATGACGGCACAGTGCGTGTCTGGGGTCCAGCACCCTTCCTCGAGTCACAAGAGGCGGACGGACTCAACG AGAACTGCAGTAACATGGACAGTTGA